A part of Haloarchaeobius sp. HME9146 genomic DNA contains:
- a CDS encoding Rpp14/Pop5 family protein, whose product MKHLPKALRPKRRYLAVGIESTPDASFGRGDFQRELWYAAQNLVGDVGSADADLTVIQFHFEDGTGEAIVRARHGHTETARASLACIASINGADCGLHVRGISGTIRACEEKYLGRPSEGPRQRTVAFEHDDRAAIERDSVLDVRVNGEYIGATNLDFQ is encoded by the coding sequence ATGAAACACCTTCCAAAGGCCCTCAGACCGAAGCGCCGGTACCTCGCCGTCGGCATCGAGTCCACCCCGGACGCCTCGTTCGGTCGTGGCGACTTCCAGCGCGAGCTGTGGTACGCCGCCCAGAACCTCGTCGGCGACGTGGGGAGCGCCGACGCCGACCTCACCGTCATCCAGTTCCACTTCGAGGACGGGACCGGCGAGGCCATCGTCCGGGCCCGCCACGGCCACACCGAGACGGCGCGGGCATCACTCGCCTGTATCGCGAGCATCAACGGCGCGGACTGTGGCCTTCACGTCCGTGGAATCTCCGGCACCATACGCGCCTGTGAAGAAAAGTATTTAGGACGCCCGTCGGAAGGTCCGAGACAGAGAACCGTCGCGTTCGAGCACGACGACCGGGCCGCTATCGAGCGAGATTCCGTTCTCGATGTGCGCGTCAACGGCGAGTACATCGGCGCGACGAACCTCGATTTCCAGTGA
- the psmA gene encoding archaeal proteasome endopeptidase complex subunit alpha yields the protein MQGQASQQAYDRGITIFSPDGRLYQVEYAREAVKRGTASIGVRTNEGVVLCVDKRIRSPLMERSSVEKIHKADDHVGIASAGHVADARQLIDFARRDSQVNQLRYGEPIGVETLTKDVTDHIQQYTQVGGARPFGVALIIGGIENGEPRLFETDPSGTPYEWKALAVGADRGDIQEYLETNYDDDADLDGGIELALRALGEVNEDGLRPESIGMATVDVESETFVSLTDDEVEEYLTDLELLAPEEDEDAGDETTEE from the coding sequence ATGCAGGGACAAGCGTCACAGCAGGCGTACGACCGGGGTATCACCATCTTCTCCCCGGACGGTCGCCTCTACCAGGTCGAGTACGCCCGCGAGGCCGTCAAGCGGGGCACCGCCAGTATCGGGGTTCGAACGAACGAGGGGGTCGTCCTCTGCGTGGACAAGCGCATCCGCTCCCCGCTGATGGAGCGCAGTAGCGTCGAGAAGATCCACAAGGCCGACGACCACGTGGGTATCGCGAGCGCCGGCCACGTCGCCGACGCCCGCCAGCTCATCGACTTCGCCCGCCGTGATTCGCAGGTCAACCAGCTGCGCTACGGCGAGCCCATCGGGGTCGAGACGCTGACGAAGGACGTCACCGACCACATCCAGCAGTACACGCAGGTCGGTGGTGCCCGCCCGTTCGGTGTCGCGCTCATCATCGGCGGCATCGAGAACGGCGAGCCGCGCCTGTTCGAGACCGACCCCTCCGGGACGCCCTACGAGTGGAAGGCCCTCGCTGTCGGCGCGGACCGCGGCGATATCCAGGAATACCTCGAGACGAACTACGACGACGACGCCGACCTCGACGGCGGCATCGAACTCGCCCTGCGCGCGCTCGGCGAGGTGAACGAGGACGGACTGCGTCCCGAGAGCATCGGGATGGCGACGGTCGACGTCGAATCCGAGACGTTCGTCTCGCTCACCGACGACGAGGTCGAGGAGTACCTCACCGACCTCGAGCTGCTCGCGCCCGAGGAAGACGAGGACGCCGGCGACGAGACGACCGAGGAGTAA
- a CDS encoding ribosome assembly factor SBDS, which translates to MISLDEAVTARLESHGARFEVLVDPDAALAIKRGEFEGELEDVIAAEDVFEDASRGDRPAESDLEKVFETTDPMAIIPEVIKRGEIQITAEQRREMQEQKRKQLVQKIARNAVNPQMDNAPHPPDRIESALEQAGFQVDPMEPVESQVDDALDALRPVIPIRFDEVTIAVHVPADYAGSTQAKVRNYGDLEREEWQNDGSWVGVVTFPAGMQNDFYDMVNDMTSGEAETRIIKDEDDISTR; encoded by the coding sequence ATGATTTCACTTGACGAAGCGGTGACGGCGCGACTTGAGAGCCACGGTGCGCGCTTCGAGGTCCTCGTCGACCCCGACGCCGCGCTGGCCATCAAGCGCGGCGAGTTCGAGGGTGAACTCGAGGACGTCATCGCTGCCGAAGACGTGTTCGAGGACGCCTCGCGCGGCGACCGCCCCGCCGAGAGCGACCTGGAGAAGGTGTTCGAGACCACAGACCCGATGGCCATCATCCCCGAGGTCATCAAGCGCGGGGAGATCCAGATCACGGCCGAGCAGCGCCGCGAGATGCAAGAACAGAAGCGCAAACAGCTCGTCCAGAAGATCGCCCGGAACGCGGTCAACCCGCAGATGGACAACGCGCCCCATCCGCCGGACCGAATCGAGTCGGCGCTGGAGCAGGCGGGCTTCCAGGTCGACCCGATGGAGCCGGTAGAGAGCCAGGTCGACGACGCCCTCGACGCCCTGCGCCCGGTCATCCCCATCCGGTTCGACGAGGTGACCATCGCGGTCCACGTCCCCGCGGACTACGCGGGCAGCACGCAGGCGAAGGTCCGGAACTACGGCGACCTCGAACGCGAGGAGTGGCAGAACGACGGCTCGTGGGTCGGCGTCGTCACCTTCCCCGCCGGGATGCAGAACGACTTCTACGACATGGTCAACGACATGACCAGCGGTGAGGCCGAGACGCGCATCATCAAAGACGAGGACGACATCAGCACGCGGTAG
- a CDS encoding FUN14 domain-containing protein, whose product MLPLELNPQQLGLEFGSGAVIGALIGFAAKKIAKIIAILVGLEMALFKFLESKGYITVKWDELSGGILSAAQDTQEIQAGWIEPILSTLSVGAGFTGGFLVGFKKG is encoded by the coding sequence ATGCTACCCCTGGAGCTGAATCCGCAGCAACTCGGCCTCGAGTTCGGCTCGGGTGCCGTCATCGGTGCGCTCATCGGATTCGCTGCGAAGAAGATAGCGAAGATCATCGCCATCCTGGTCGGACTGGAGATGGCGCTGTTCAAATTCCTCGAATCGAAGGGCTACATCACGGTCAAGTGGGACGAACTGTCCGGCGGGATCCTCAGTGCAGCGCAGGACACCCAGGAGATCCAGGCCGGCTGGATCGAACCGATCCTCTCGACCCTGTCGGTCGGTGCGGGCTTCACCGGCGGCTTCCTCGTCGGCTTCAAGAAGGGATAG
- the hflX gene encoding GTPase HflX, translated as MKALIAKRVDSGIADVSEIRELARAAGYEVVGELTQSRKADPGLQFGEGKADELAELAHRKDAAVVIFDNRLGPYQTYNLGQKLPEGCEVMDRFTLILEIFGQRAQTRKAQLQVELAELRYELPRAEAKTSLAKRDEHPGFMGLGEYDESREQDIKDQISRIRDELKRIEQTEEKRRERRHEAGFDLVALAGYTNAGKSTLMRQMAADLDVDENEDLHPDLDATAESEDRLFTTLGTTTRRMDLDTRDVLLTDTVGFISNLPHWLVESFKSTLDSVYRADLVLLVVDVSEPIDEIREKLVTSHDTLYERNEAPIVTVLNKIDKVDEAELAEKREALSALAPNPVAVSGQENLNIDELRERIVQELPDWERERLVLPMTDDTMSVVSWIHDNANVEEVNYGDEDVLVDFEARPAVVEKARSRAAELSTPVQ; from the coding sequence ATGAAGGCACTCATCGCCAAACGCGTCGATTCAGGAATCGCAGACGTCAGCGAGATACGAGAGCTCGCACGCGCCGCCGGCTACGAGGTCGTCGGTGAACTGACCCAGTCACGGAAGGCCGACCCCGGCCTCCAGTTCGGCGAGGGGAAGGCGGACGAACTGGCCGAACTGGCCCATCGAAAGGACGCCGCGGTGGTCATCTTCGACAACCGGCTGGGCCCGTACCAGACGTACAACCTCGGCCAGAAGCTCCCCGAGGGGTGTGAGGTCATGGACCGCTTCACGCTCATCCTGGAGATATTCGGCCAGCGTGCCCAGACCCGGAAGGCACAGCTCCAGGTCGAACTCGCGGAACTCAGGTACGAACTCCCGCGTGCCGAGGCCAAGACCAGCCTCGCCAAGCGCGACGAGCACCCCGGCTTCATGGGCCTGGGTGAGTACGACGAGAGCCGCGAGCAGGACATCAAGGACCAGATCAGCCGCATCCGGGACGAGCTGAAACGCATCGAGCAGACCGAGGAGAAGCGCCGCGAGCGCCGCCACGAGGCAGGCTTCGACCTCGTCGCACTGGCGGGCTACACCAACGCCGGGAAGTCCACGCTGATGCGCCAGATGGCGGCGGACCTCGACGTGGACGAGAACGAGGACCTCCACCCGGACCTCGACGCGACGGCCGAGTCCGAGGACCGGCTGTTCACCACGCTCGGGACGACCACGCGCCGGATGGACCTCGACACCCGCGACGTGTTGCTGACCGACACCGTCGGGTTCATCTCGAACCTGCCGCACTGGCTGGTCGAGTCGTTCAAGTCCACCCTTGACTCCGTCTACCGCGCCGATCTCGTCCTCCTCGTCGTGGACGTCTCCGAACCCATCGACGAGATCCGCGAGAAGCTCGTGACGAGCCACGACACGCTGTACGAGCGAAACGAGGCTCCAATCGTCACGGTGCTGAACAAGATAGACAAGGTCGACGAGGCGGAACTCGCCGAGAAGCGCGAGGCACTCTCCGCGCTCGCCCCGAACCCGGTCGCGGTCTCCGGGCAGGAGAACCTCAACATCGACGAACTCAGAGAGCGCATCGTACAGGAACTCCCCGACTGGGAGCGCGAGCGCCTCGTGTTGCCGATGACCGACGACACGATGAGCGTGGTCTCGTGGATCCACGACAACGCGAACGTCGAGGAGGTGAATTACGGCGATGAGGACGTGCTGGTGGACTTCGAGGCACGGCCCGCCGTCGTCGAGAAGGCGCGGTCGCGGGCGGCCGAGCTCTCCACGCCGGTGCAGTAG
- the moaC gene encoding cyclic pyranopterin monophosphate synthase MoaC, whose protein sequence is MSDELTHTDDAGEAQMVDVGDKPDTARRAVAEGTIHLQPSTIEAIRGNEVKKGDVLATARIGAIQAVKHTWETIPMCHQIPVTNVDTDFDVADDHVTLQVGVETTGKTGCEMEALEGVTTGLNVVWDMVKAAEKDSDGQYPDTRIEGVKVVSKEKREL, encoded by the coding sequence ATGAGTGACGAGTTGACCCACACCGACGATGCAGGTGAAGCCCAGATGGTCGACGTGGGCGACAAACCCGATACGGCCCGCCGGGCCGTCGCCGAGGGGACCATCCATCTCCAGCCGTCGACCATCGAGGCGATTCGGGGTAACGAGGTGAAGAAAGGTGACGTGCTGGCGACCGCCCGCATCGGGGCCATCCAGGCGGTCAAGCACACCTGGGAGACCATCCCGATGTGCCACCAGATTCCCGTGACGAACGTCGACACCGACTTCGACGTCGCGGACGACCACGTCACCCTGCAGGTCGGTGTCGAGACGACGGGCAAGACCGGCTGCGAGATGGAGGCTCTCGAAGGAGTGACGACCGGACTGAACGTCGTCTGGGACATGGTGAAGGCCGCCGAGAAGGATTCGGACGGGCAGTATCCCGACACCAGAATCGAGGGCGTGAAGGTCGTCTCGAAGGAGAAGCGGGAGCTGTAG
- a CDS encoding NAD(P)H-hydrate dehydratase, protein MITSDRMAQVDRNAEALGVPRKQLMESSGNAVARVVREHAEPGDEVVIVAGRGNNGGDAFVAARFLDEFAVETILLGRAENITTDIARENWDALQQGEYDTQEVRDSADFSLPDCDLVVDAMLGTGVTGALREPEATAAEAINQSSAYVVSVDVPSGVDADTGESHGTAVQADHVVTFHDDKPGLEAVDAPIITVADIGIPAAAELFVEQGDLLALSRDPHAHKGDFGEVLVVGGGPYTGAPALAGQAAMRAGADLVHIACPENVAREVQGFEEGLIVHELAGDLLQPKHVDELLDRALAADCVILGPGLGRASGTLDAVREFLEVYDGRAVVDADALRAVPGTETDADLLCTPHQGELVAMGGETDEDWQERTELVESFAADLGQTLLVKGAYDVVSDGETTRVNRTGNPGMTVGGTGDVLAGICGALASTHDPVEAGGIAAYVNGTAGDSVVDAQGYGMFASDLLREIPHAMWGGRDE, encoded by the coding sequence ATGATTACGAGCGACCGGATGGCACAGGTCGACCGGAACGCCGAGGCGCTCGGCGTCCCCCGGAAACAGCTCATGGAGTCGAGCGGGAACGCGGTCGCCCGGGTGGTCCGCGAGCACGCAGAGCCCGGCGATGAGGTCGTCATCGTCGCGGGCCGCGGGAACAACGGCGGGGACGCTTTCGTCGCGGCCCGATTCCTCGACGAGTTCGCGGTCGAGACCATCCTGCTCGGGCGTGCCGAGAACATCACGACCGACATCGCCCGGGAGAACTGGGACGCGCTCCAGCAGGGCGAGTACGACACACAGGAGGTGCGCGATTCGGCTGACTTCTCGCTCCCCGACTGCGACCTCGTGGTCGACGCGATGCTCGGGACCGGCGTGACCGGGGCGCTCCGCGAGCCCGAGGCGACAGCGGCCGAAGCCATCAACCAGTCGTCGGCCTACGTCGTCTCGGTCGACGTGCCCTCCGGCGTCGACGCGGACACAGGCGAGTCCCATGGAACCGCGGTCCAGGCCGACCACGTCGTCACCTTCCACGACGACAAGCCCGGGCTGGAGGCGGTCGACGCGCCCATCATCACGGTCGCGGACATCGGCATCCCCGCGGCAGCAGAGTTGTTCGTCGAGCAGGGCGACCTCCTTGCCCTCTCCAGAGACCCACACGCCCACAAGGGCGACTTCGGCGAGGTCCTCGTGGTCGGCGGCGGGCCCTACACCGGCGCGCCGGCACTCGCCGGGCAGGCCGCGATGCGGGCCGGAGCCGACCTCGTCCACATCGCCTGTCCGGAGAACGTCGCGCGGGAGGTACAGGGCTTCGAGGAGGGCCTCATCGTCCACGAACTCGCCGGTGACCTGCTCCAGCCAAAGCACGTCGACGAGCTGCTCGACCGGGCGCTCGCCGCCGACTGCGTGATTCTCGGACCGGGATTGGGTCGGGCCAGCGGGACGCTCGACGCGGTCCGCGAGTTCCTCGAGGTCTACGACGGCCGGGCCGTGGTCGACGCCGACGCGCTCCGGGCGGTGCCAGGGACAGAAACCGACGCCGACCTGCTGTGTACGCCCCACCAGGGCGAACTCGTCGCGATGGGTGGGGAGACCGACGAGGACTGGCAGGAGCGAACAGAACTCGTGGAGTCGTTCGCCGCAGACCTCGGCCAGACGCTGCTCGTGAAGGGGGCTTACGACGTGGTCTCCGACGGCGAGACGACGCGGGTCAACAGGACAGGAAACCCGGGCATGACCGTCGGGGGGACCGGCGACGTGCTCGCGGGTATCTGCGGCGCGCTCGCGAGCACCCACGACCCGGTCGAAGCGGGCGGTATCGCGGCCTACGTGAACGGAACCGCAGGTGATTCCGTCGTCGACGCGCAAGGATACGGTATGTTTGCGTCCGACCTACTGCGGGAGATTCCCCACGCCATGTGGGGTGGTCGCGATGAGTGA
- a CDS encoding aldo/keto reductase → MTLPEVGLGTMGIDDPDAIASALDAGYRHLDTAQIYENEAVVGEGIAKSDVPRDEVFLATKVWATNLAPEDVRESTEASLDRLGVDSVDLLYVHRPIEAYDPETTLPAFDELVEDRLTKHVGVSNFTQEELATAREHLDAPIFAHQIEYHPFFQTPDLLADNRAHDETVVAYSPLAQGKVFDDSTLQDIAEAHEATPADVAIAWLCQKEGVVTIPKAGSREHQEGNLAAADIGLTDEECARIDELDRGEELFPE, encoded by the coding sequence ATGACACTCCCCGAAGTCGGTCTCGGCACCATGGGCATCGACGACCCGGACGCCATCGCCAGCGCCCTGGACGCGGGCTATCGCCACCTCGACACCGCACAGATCTACGAGAACGAAGCCGTCGTCGGCGAGGGCATCGCGAAGAGCGACGTGCCCCGGGACGAGGTCTTCCTCGCGACGAAGGTCTGGGCCACGAACCTCGCGCCGGAGGATGTACGCGAGAGCACGGAAGCCAGCCTCGACCGCCTCGGCGTCGATTCCGTGGATCTGCTCTACGTCCACCGGCCCATCGAGGCGTACGACCCGGAGACCACCCTCCCGGCGTTCGACGAACTGGTCGAGGACAGACTCACGAAACACGTCGGCGTCTCGAACTTCACGCAAGAGGAACTCGCCACCGCCCGCGAGCACCTCGACGCGCCCATCTTCGCCCACCAGATAGAGTACCACCCGTTCTTCCAGACGCCGGACCTGCTGGCCGACAACCGCGCCCACGACGAGACGGTGGTCGCATACTCCCCGCTGGCGCAGGGGAAAGTGTTCGACGATTCGACGCTGCAGGATATCGCCGAGGCTCACGAGGCCACTCCCGCCGACGTGGCTATCGCGTGGCTCTGCCAGAAGGAGGGCGTCGTGACGATTCCCAAAGCAGGGAGCCGGGAGCATCAGGAGGGCAACCTGGCGGCTGCCGATATCGGACTCACAGACGAGGAGTGCGCCCGAATCGACGAGCTCGACCGCGGCGAGGAGCTGTTCCCCGAGTAG
- a CDS encoding acylphosphatase, with translation MSAADRTRAHVFVSGRVQGVYYRANTRDTAQEKGIDGWVQNLRDGRVEAVFEGPEDAVESMVEWCHEGSPAANVESVEVEYEEPEAEDGFRIRR, from the coding sequence ATGTCAGCAGCCGACCGAACCCGCGCACACGTCTTCGTCTCGGGTCGCGTCCAGGGCGTCTACTACCGGGCGAACACCCGCGACACCGCACAGGAGAAGGGAATCGACGGCTGGGTCCAGAACCTCCGCGACGGCCGCGTCGAGGCGGTCTTCGAAGGGCCAGAGGACGCCGTCGAGTCGATGGTTGAATGGTGTCACGAGGGCAGTCCGGCCGCGAACGTCGAGTCTGTCGAGGTCGAGTACGAAGAGCCAGAGGCCGAAGACGGATTCCGGATTCGTCGGTAG
- a CDS encoding DUF5796 family protein, which translates to MSQHRSNIAPSTLGVELQDGGVSVEYTDGRSVFYHGVPDKKEGSVECPPGKHVQVLVTDPTETEGVLVYVNDRKTDDDILESTGVGRLLLDTGEEEELFPGVVVKRGGVRVTVEADPEEARGRVFVFAEDEISEHSYEIV; encoded by the coding sequence ATGTCCCAGCACCGCAGCAACATCGCGCCCAGCACCCTGGGCGTCGAGTTACAGGACGGTGGCGTGTCGGTCGAGTACACGGACGGCCGGTCGGTGTTCTACCACGGCGTCCCCGACAAGAAGGAGGGCAGCGTCGAGTGCCCGCCGGGCAAGCACGTCCAGGTGCTCGTCACGGACCCGACCGAGACCGAGGGAGTGCTCGTCTACGTCAACGACCGCAAGACCGACGACGACATCCTCGAATCGACCGGCGTCGGCCGCCTCCTGCTGGACACCGGCGAGGAGGAGGAGCTGTTCCCCGGCGTCGTGGTCAAACGCGGCGGCGTCCGCGTGACCGTCGAGGCCGACCCCGAGGAAGCCCGCGGGCGTGTCTTCGTCTTCGCCGAGGACGAGATAAGCGAGCACTCCTACGAGATCGTCTGA